A window from Erythrobacter sp. YJ-T3-07 encodes these proteins:
- a CDS encoding SEL1-like repeat protein, which translates to MRLTSVEIETATPATDQIADLTIARLIAAAADGDAQACYELGVIWSTGGHGLDCDLIEAHQWFNLAAARGHREAAWCRADISDEMTAREIAEAQRRARQWMIEQRKSA; encoded by the coding sequence ATGCGACTTACCAGTGTAGAAATCGAGACGGCCACACCGGCCACCGACCAGATTGCCGATCTGACGATCGCACGGCTGATCGCCGCTGCCGCGGATGGCGATGCGCAGGCGTGCTACGAACTGGGCGTGATCTGGTCGACCGGGGGCCACGGGCTCGACTGCGACCTGATCGAAGCGCACCAGTGGTTCAACCTCGCCGCCGCGAGGGGCCATCGGGAAGCGGCCTGGTGCCGCGCCGACATTTCCGACGAGATGACCGCGCGTGAAATCGCCGAGGCCCAGCGCCGCGCGCGCCAGTGGATGATCGAACAGCGCAAGAGCGCGTGA
- a CDS encoding GNAT family N-acetyltransferase codes for MADRELTARIHGGVAGIDAAAWNRVAGEDNPFVGHAFLSAMEDSGSVGPGTGWQAAPITIADDGGTIHAALPAYLKSHSRGEYVFDQGWADAYERAGGRYYPKLQIAAPFTPATGPRLLFEDEAFAAPLLNAAEQVCHEHGLSGAHATFIAPDQVSLFERAGWLIRSDLQFHWENDGFADFDAFLDTLASRKRKNLRKERAKAQEQVEIRHLTGDDLTEDVWDAFWEFYQDTGMRKWGTPYLTREAFTLLGERMGEQILLIFAYLDGQPVAGAMNVIGGTTLFGRYWGCLVDIPFLHFELCYYQAIDAAIARGLSRVEAGAQGGHKLARGYAPVQTRSAHYIADPGLRAAVAEFLERERQGIAAEQNFLEERTPFRKG; via the coding sequence ATGGCGGATAGAGAGCTCACGGCACGCATCCATGGCGGGGTCGCCGGAATCGACGCGGCGGCGTGGAACCGGGTGGCGGGCGAGGACAATCCCTTCGTCGGCCACGCGTTTCTTTCCGCGATGGAGGATTCGGGCAGCGTCGGGCCGGGCACCGGCTGGCAGGCCGCACCGATCACGATTGCGGACGATGGCGGCACGATTCACGCAGCCTTGCCGGCCTACCTCAAGTCGCACAGCCGCGGCGAATACGTGTTCGACCAGGGCTGGGCCGACGCATATGAGCGGGCGGGCGGGCGCTATTATCCCAAGCTCCAGATCGCCGCGCCGTTCACCCCGGCGACGGGTCCGCGCCTGCTGTTCGAGGACGAGGCCTTTGCCGCGCCGCTGCTGAACGCGGCCGAGCAGGTGTGCCACGAACACGGCCTGTCGGGCGCGCACGCGACTTTCATTGCGCCCGATCAGGTGTCGCTGTTCGAGCGTGCCGGGTGGCTGATTCGCAGCGACCTGCAATTCCATTGGGAAAATGATGGCTTCGCGGATTTCGACGCGTTTCTGGACACACTCGCGAGTCGCAAGCGCAAGAACCTGCGCAAGGAGCGGGCGAAGGCGCAAGAACAGGTGGAGATTCGCCACCTGACCGGCGACGATCTGACCGAGGATGTGTGGGATGCGTTCTGGGAATTCTATCAGGACACCGGAATGCGCAAATGGGGCACGCCCTATCTGACTCGCGAGGCCTTCACCCTGCTGGGCGAGCGGATGGGTGAGCAGATCCTGCTGATCTTTGCATATCTGGACGGGCAGCCGGTCGCGGGCGCGATGAACGTGATCGGCGGGACCACGCTGTTCGGCCGCTACTGGGGGTGCCTGGTCGACATCCCCTTCCTGCATTTCGAGCTGTGCTATTATCAGGCGATCGACGCGGCGATCGCGCGCGGTCTGTCGCGTGTGGAGGCAGGGGCGCAAGGCGGGCACAAGCTCGCGCGCGGATATGCTCCGGTGCAGACGCGCTCGGCGCATTACATCGCCGATCCGGGCCTGCGCGCCGCGGTGGCGGAGTTCCTCGAGCGCGAGCGTCAGGGCATCGCGGCGGAACAGAACTTCCTCGAAGAGCGCACGCCCTTCAGGAAAGGGTAG
- a CDS encoding RidA family protein has translation MTIQARLDELGITLPKAAAPVASYVPVAVHGGLAYLSGQLPFIDGELVTGRLGDDVSLEDGVAAARACGLMILAQLEGARISLDRVERVVRLGAFVNSTADFTDQAKVANGASELMFDVFGEAGRHARAAVGVPVLPLGAAVEVDAIIALRPQH, from the coding sequence ATGACCATCCAAGCCCGCCTCGACGAACTGGGGATCACCCTGCCCAAGGCTGCCGCGCCCGTCGCCAGCTATGTGCCGGTCGCGGTGCATGGCGGCCTGGCCTATCTTTCCGGGCAGCTGCCCTTCATCGACGGCGAACTGGTCACCGGGCGGCTGGGCGATGACGTGAGCCTGGAAGACGGGGTTGCGGCCGCGCGGGCGTGCGGGCTGATGATTCTTGCGCAGCTCGAAGGGGCGCGCATCTCGCTCGACCGGGTGGAGCGCGTCGTCAGGCTCGGCGCGTTCGTCAATTCGACTGCCGATTTCACAGACCAGGCCAAGGTCGCCAATGGCGCTTCCGAACTGATGTTCGACGTGTTCGGCGAAGCGGGCCGCCATGCCCGCGCGGCGGTCGGCGTGCCAGTCCTGCCGCTGGGCGCCGCAGTCGAGGTCGACGCGATTATCGCGCTGCGCCCGCAGCACTAG
- a CDS encoding HAD family hydrolase — MSRPLVITDCDEVLLHMVAHFRDWLGEAHAIDFAFDAPDFTTALTRRETGETVEQKEIWRLLNGFFDTEMERQEPIAGAVEAYGTLAEQADVVVLTNLLDHRQEDRARQLARHGIDVKVYTNQGPKGGAIARILDEYSPSRAVFIDDLSQHHSSAREHAPDIARLHLCGEPGLAPHIACGAKAGDAHARIDTWHEALPWILDRLEKPA; from the coding sequence ATGAGCCGCCCGCTTGTCATAACCGATTGCGACGAAGTGCTGCTGCACATGGTCGCCCATTTCCGCGACTGGCTGGGCGAGGCGCATGCCATCGACTTCGCCTTCGACGCGCCCGATTTCACCACCGCGCTGACCCGGCGCGAGACCGGCGAGACGGTCGAGCAGAAGGAAATCTGGCGGCTGCTCAACGGATTTTTCGATACCGAGATGGAACGGCAGGAGCCGATCGCGGGCGCGGTGGAGGCCTATGGCACGCTGGCCGAGCAGGCCGATGTGGTGGTGTTGACCAACCTGCTGGACCACCGGCAGGAGGATCGCGCGCGCCAGCTCGCCCGCCACGGAATCGATGTGAAGGTCTATACCAACCAGGGCCCCAAGGGCGGCGCGATTGCGCGGATACTGGACGAATACTCCCCGAGCCGCGCGGTGTTCATCGACGATCTGTCGCAGCACCACAGCTCCGCGCGCGAGCATGCGCCAGACATTGCCCGGCTGCACCTGTGCGGCGAGCCCGGCCTCGCCCCGCATATTGCCTGCGGGGCCAAGGCAGGCGATGCGCACGCCCGAATCGATACGTGGCACGAAGCGCTGCCATGGATACTGGACCGACTGGAGAAACCCGCATGA
- a CDS encoding DUF3572 domain-containing protein encodes MTTPPPDSSSSAPHSGSHGGHSDAEALALGALGWILTDERRADRLLSLTGLTPERLRHGIEDKSVQAAVLEFLAAHEPDLVLAADALNVDPAVIIAAHRELSA; translated from the coding sequence ATGACAACGCCCCCGCCAGACTCCTCATCGTCCGCCCCGCATTCCGGCTCTCATGGCGGCCACTCCGATGCCGAGGCGCTGGCACTGGGCGCGCTGGGCTGGATCCTGACCGACGAGCGGCGGGCCGACCGCCTGCTCTCGCTGACCGGGCTGACGCCCGAACGGCTGCGCCACGGGATCGAGGACAAGAGCGTGCAGGCCGCGGTGCTCGAATTCCTCGCCGCGCACGAGCCCGATCTGGTGCTCGCCGCCGATGCGCTCAACGTCGATCCGGCGGTGATCATCGCCGCGCACCGGGAACTGTCCGCATGA
- a CDS encoding response regulator, translating to MAKRILVVEDNDLNRKLFCDVLRAKGYEVLGCADGNSVIASAHQFGPDLAIMDIQLPHVSGLDLIAQMKADSKLAGVPVLAVTAYAGKGDEDRIRAAGAEDYLAKPVSIGPFSAKVLALIGE from the coding sequence GTGGCAAAACGCATCCTTGTTGTCGAGGACAACGATCTCAACCGCAAATTGTTCTGCGATGTGCTGCGCGCCAAGGGCTACGAGGTGCTCGGCTGCGCAGACGGCAATTCGGTGATCGCATCGGCGCATCAATTCGGCCCCGATCTCGCGATCATGGACATCCAGCTGCCGCATGTCTCGGGTCTCGACCTGATCGCGCAGATGAAGGCGGACAGCAAGCTTGCCGGGGTACCCGTGCTCGCGGTGACGGCCTATGCCGGCAAGGGCGACGAGGATCGCATTCGCGCCGCAGGGGCAGAGGATTACCTTGCCAAACCGGTCTCCATCGGGCCGTTTTCGGCCAAGGTTCTTGCGCTCATCGGAGAGTAG
- a CDS encoding acyl carrier protein yields the protein MDRAEIDRRIRDLIEPFNKNGVTITDATTFQVDLEFDSLTVMDFVAAIEDEFDIIISMNQQAEIETYGQLVDAVKKLVDAG from the coding sequence ATGGACCGTGCCGAGATCGACCGGCGAATCCGCGACCTGATCGAACCGTTCAACAAGAACGGGGTCACCATTACCGATGCGACCACCTTTCAGGTCGACCTCGAATTCGACAGCCTGACCGTGATGGATTTCGTCGCCGCGATCGAGGATGAGTTCGACATCATCATCTCGATGAACCAGCAGGCCGAGATCGAGACCTATGGCCAGCTGGTCGATGCCGTGAAGAAACTGGTCGACGCAGGGTGA
- a CDS encoding aminotransferase class I/II-fold pyridoxal phosphate-dependent enzyme translates to MSEGISQPDAPVVREGRAKGDLFAKFDDLIAMREGLLASGVEDPFNLVMEKVLSPTRAICNGRETILLGTYNYMGMTFDPDVIEAGKQALEEFGSGTTGSRVLNGTYQGHKECEDALKEFYGMDHAMVFSTGYQANLGIISTIAGKGDYVVLDIDSHASIYDGCAMGRAEIVAFRHNDIEALEKRLKRIPADAGKLVVLEGVYSMLGDVAPLKEMIRVSKEAGAMVLVDEAHSMGFIGEHGRGVAEDQGVLDDVDFVIGTFSKSVGTVGGFCVSNHPDFEIMRLVCRPYVFTASLPPSVVATAATSIRKLMHGSNKRAHLWENSKRLHGGLKELGFQLGTDEPQSAIVAVIMPDLTKGAQMWEALLKEGLYVNLARPPATPANMTLLRCSLCAEHSEEEVSTILGMFERAGKATGII, encoded by the coding sequence ATGAGTGAAGGCATCAGCCAGCCGGACGCGCCCGTCGTGCGTGAAGGCCGCGCCAAAGGCGATCTGTTCGCCAAGTTCGACGATCTGATCGCGATGCGCGAAGGCCTGCTCGCCAGCGGGGTGGAAGATCCTTTCAACCTCGTGATGGAAAAGGTCCTCTCGCCCACCCGCGCGATCTGCAACGGGCGCGAGACGATCCTGCTCGGCACCTACAACTACATGGGCATGACCTTCGATCCGGACGTGATCGAGGCGGGCAAGCAGGCGCTGGAAGAGTTCGGCAGCGGGACGACCGGCAGCCGCGTTCTGAACGGGACGTATCAGGGCCACAAGGAGTGCGAGGACGCGCTCAAGGAATTTTACGGAATGGACCACGCGATGGTCTTTTCCACCGGCTACCAGGCCAACCTCGGGATCATCTCCACCATCGCCGGCAAGGGCGATTACGTGGTGCTCGATATCGACAGCCACGCCTCGATCTACGATGGCTGCGCGATGGGCCGGGCCGAGATCGTCGCCTTTCGCCATAATGATATCGAAGCGCTCGAAAAGCGGCTGAAGCGCATTCCCGCCGATGCGGGCAAGCTGGTCGTCCTCGAAGGCGTCTATTCGATGCTCGGCGATGTTGCGCCGCTGAAGGAGATGATCCGCGTCTCCAAGGAAGCAGGCGCGATGGTGCTGGTCGACGAGGCGCATTCGATGGGCTTCATCGGCGAACATGGCCGCGGCGTTGCCGAGGATCAGGGCGTGCTCGACGATGTCGACTTCGTGATCGGCACGTTTTCGAAGAGCGTCGGCACGGTGGGCGGCTTCTGCGTCTCCAACCACCCCGATTTCGAGATCATGCGGCTGGTGTGCCGCCCCTACGTGTTCACCGCCAGCCTGCCGCCGAGCGTAGTCGCCACCGCCGCGACCTCGATCCGCAAGCTGATGCATGGGAGCAACAAGCGCGCGCACCTGTGGGAGAACTCCAAGCGGCTCCACGGCGGGCTCAAGGAACTGGGCTTCCAGCTCGGCACCGACGAACCGCAGAGCGCGATCGTCGCGGTGATCATGCCCGACCTGACCAAGGGCGCGCAGATGTGGGAGGCGCTGCTGAAGGAAGGGCTCTACGTCAATCTCGCCCGCCCGCCCGCAACGCCCGCCAACATGACGCTGCTGCGCTGTTCGCTATGCGCGGAGCATAGCGAGGAAGAGGTCTCCACCATCCTCGGCATGTTCGAGCGCGCAGGCAAGGCGACCGGGATTATCTGA
- a CDS encoding MBL fold metallo-hydrolase → MTNPHIRAFFDEPTNTVSYLVWDPDTAKGAVIDPVLDFDLASGEADVRSAEAILAAAEEEGVTIERVLETHAHADHLSAAPFIKAKTGARIGIGAHIRDVQKIFRPVFGMDDLKTDGSDFDDLFADGESFAIGSLRVEVLHVPGHTPADIAYKIGDAVFVGDTLFMPDFGTARADFPGGDAHQLYHSIRRLLALPEETRLFMCHDYKAPGREDYAWETTVGEQKRSSVHVHDGVSEEEFVAMREARDSDLAVPRLLLPSVQVNIRAGRFPEATDNGVSYLRIPIKPVRHALDAG, encoded by the coding sequence ATGACGAACCCCCACATTCGCGCCTTCTTCGACGAACCGACCAACACGGTCAGCTATCTGGTCTGGGACCCGGACACGGCGAAGGGCGCAGTGATCGACCCTGTGCTCGACTTTGATCTTGCCTCGGGTGAGGCGGATGTGCGCTCTGCCGAAGCGATCCTTGCCGCCGCTGAGGAGGAAGGCGTGACGATCGAGCGCGTGCTCGAAACCCACGCCCATGCCGACCATCTGAGCGCGGCACCCTTCATCAAGGCGAAGACCGGCGCGCGAATTGGCATCGGCGCGCATATCCGCGATGTGCAGAAGATCTTCCGCCCGGTCTTCGGGATGGACGACCTCAAGACCGACGGGTCCGATTTCGACGACCTGTTCGCCGATGGAGAGAGCTTCGCGATCGGCTCGCTCCGCGTCGAGGTGCTGCACGTGCCCGGGCACACCCCGGCGGATATTGCCTACAAGATCGGCGATGCGGTGTTCGTGGGCGACACGCTGTTCATGCCCGATTTCGGCACCGCGCGCGCGGACTTCCCCGGCGGCGATGCGCACCAGCTCTATCACTCGATCCGCCGCCTGCTGGCGCTGCCCGAGGAAACCCGGCTGTTCATGTGCCACGACTACAAGGCGCCGGGGCGCGAGGACTATGCGTGGGAGACCACCGTCGGCGAGCAGAAGCGCAGCAGCGTGCACGTGCACGACGGCGTGAGCGAGGAGGAGTTCGTCGCCATGCGCGAGGCGCGCGACAGCGACCTTGCCGTGCCGCGGCTGCTGCTACCCTCGGTCCAGGTCAATATCCGCGCCGGACGCTTCCCCGAAGCGACCGACAACGGCGTTTCCTATCTGCGCATTCCCATAAAGCCGGTGCGCCATGCGCTGGATGCCGGCTGA
- a CDS encoding metalloregulator ArsR/SmtB family transcription factor produces the protein MDNDTLLAPADLATFEANASSVAELLKALGNTRRLMVMCKLAEHGEMRVNALAEEVGLSQSALSQHLAKMRAEGLVDSRREAQTAWYRIADPRCRTLLATLHDLYCQE, from the coding sequence ATGGACAACGACACACTTCTCGCCCCCGCAGACCTCGCCACGTTCGAGGCCAATGCATCTTCCGTCGCCGAGCTGCTCAAGGCGCTCGGCAACACGCGTCGCCTGATGGTGATGTGCAAGCTGGCCGAACATGGCGAGATGCGGGTGAACGCGCTGGCCGAGGAGGTCGGCCTGTCCCAGTCCGCGCTCTCGCAGCATCTTGCGAAGATGCGGGCCGAGGGACTGGTCGACTCCCGGCGCGAGGCGCAGACCGCCTGGTACCGCATCGCCGACCCGCGCTGCCGCACCCTGCTGGCGACCCTTCACGATCTCTATTGTCAGGAGTGA
- a CDS encoding rhodanese family protein, producing the protein MTSTPKTVSPTEARRMMAEGAKLVDIRGTDEFARARAQGAENRPLDQIERIDCDGPIVFMCRSGMRTGSNAQRLAACHDGEAFLLEGGLEGWRKADLPVEEDRSQPIEIMRQVQIAAGSLVLLGVILGLTVAPGWFALSGFVGAGLVFAGTTGWCGMAYLLAIMPWNRQAAAA; encoded by the coding sequence ATGACTTCTACCCCCAAGACCGTCTCCCCCACCGAAGCCCGGCGCATGATGGCCGAAGGCGCAAAACTGGTGGATATCCGCGGGACCGACGAGTTCGCCCGCGCCCGCGCTCAGGGTGCCGAGAATCGCCCGCTCGACCAGATCGAGCGGATCGATTGCGACGGGCCGATCGTGTTCATGTGCCGCTCCGGCATGCGGACCGGCAGCAATGCGCAGCGGCTCGCCGCGTGCCATGATGGCGAGGCCTTCCTGCTTGAAGGCGGGCTGGAAGGCTGGCGCAAGGCCGACCTTCCGGTGGAGGAAGACCGCAGCCAGCCGATCGAGATCATGCGGCAGGTCCAGATCGCCGCCGGATCGCTGGTCCTGCTGGGCGTGATCTTGGGCCTTACGGTCGCGCCGGGATGGTTTGCGCTGTCGGGCTTCGTCGGCGCGGGGCTGGTCTTCGCAGGCACCACCGGCTGGTGCGGCATGGCGTACCTGCTCGCGATCATGCCGTGGAACCGGCAGGCCGCAGCGGCCTGA
- a CDS encoding sulfite exporter TauE/SafE family protein produces the protein MDLAHILITLLSGGVIGFVLGLVGGGGSILAVPLLVYAVGMKSPHMAIGTAAVAVALNALVGLVGHARSGNVRWQCALSFALAGSAGAALGAEAGKAVDGESLLGLFGGLMVVVALLMLRGRKAAENPLVRMTRENAKSMLSRILPIGFGTGLLAGFFGIGGGFLIVPGLVFATAMPLSLAIGSSLVAVSAFGITTAGSYALSGMVDWTIVAWLVAGGIGGSVLGRGAGAKLATHKRALEIGFAVLVAAVGVWVIVKSFG, from the coding sequence ATGGACCTGGCTCATATCCTCATCACGCTGCTTTCGGGCGGCGTCATCGGCTTCGTGCTGGGGCTGGTCGGCGGCGGGGGCTCGATCCTCGCCGTGCCGCTGCTGGTCTATGCGGTGGGGATGAAATCGCCGCACATGGCGATCGGCACTGCCGCTGTGGCGGTGGCGCTCAACGCGCTGGTCGGTCTCGTCGGCCATGCGCGCAGCGGAAATGTCCGCTGGCAATGCGCGCTCAGCTTCGCGCTCGCCGGGTCGGCGGGTGCGGCACTGGGCGCGGAGGCGGGCAAGGCGGTCGATGGTGAGAGCCTGCTCGGCCTGTTCGGCGGGTTGATGGTGGTGGTCGCGCTGCTGATGCTGCGCGGTCGCAAGGCGGCGGAGAACCCGCTGGTGCGGATGACGCGCGAGAATGCGAAATCCATGCTCTCGCGCATCCTGCCGATCGGCTTCGGCACCGGGCTGCTCGCCGGATTCTTCGGGATCGGCGGCGGCTTCCTGATCGTGCCCGGTCTGGTCTTCGCGACCGCGATGCCGCTGTCGCTGGCGATCGGTAGCTCGCTGGTCGCGGTCAGCGCCTTCGGGATCACCACCGCCGGGTCCTACGCGCTCTCGGGCATGGTCGACTGGACGATCGTCGCCTGGCTGGTCGCGGGCGGGATCGGCGGCAGCGTGCTGGGTCGCGGCGCCGGGGCGAAGCTCGCCACGCACAAGCGCGCGCTGGAGATCGGATTTGCGGTTCTGGTCGCGGCGGTGGGCGTGTGGGTGATCGTCAAGTCATTCGGCTGA
- a CDS encoding OsmC family protein: protein MANISTGSAKYEGFGKDGKGHVSTGSGALKDQPYGFKTRFEDEPGTNPEELIAAAHASCFTMALSFQLAGKGHSDGTIETTCKVTLEKDGEGFKVSKSALSVTGGGDGLDKATFEECAKTAKENCPLSKLLDTEITLETNFKG from the coding sequence ATGGCGAATATCAGCACCGGCAGCGCAAAATACGAAGGCTTCGGCAAAGACGGCAAGGGCCACGTCTCGACCGGGTCGGGCGCGCTCAAGGACCAGCCCTATGGCTTCAAGACCCGGTTCGAGGATGAGCCGGGCACCAACCCCGAAGAACTGATCGCAGCCGCGCATGCCAGCTGCTTCACCATGGCGCTGTCGTTCCAGCTGGCGGGCAAGGGCCACTCCGACGGCACGATCGAGACGACCTGCAAGGTCACGCTGGAAAAGGATGGCGAGGGCTTCAAGGTCAGCAAGTCCGCCCTCTCGGTAACCGGCGGCGGCGACGGGCTCGACAAGGCGACGTTCGAGGAATGCGCCAAGACCGCCAAGGAAAACTGCCCGCTGTCCAAGCTGCTCGACACCGAGATCACGCTGGAAACCAACTTTAAAGGCTAA
- a CDS encoding aquaporin, whose translation MSRRLAAEAIGSFFLFAGVLGSGVMAQNLMDGNVAVALLANTIATGAILYVLIAMLGPISGAHFNPAVSIAFALRGETRVRIALLYILVQLLAGALGALAVHLMFDLPILQLSTKARTGVGQWAGEAIATFGLILTILVTLKRLPGSVPASVALYITAAYWFTSSTSFANPAITVVRSLSDTFAGIAPVDVPGFIAAQLVGMMLAVGVGGWLSADPPTGEAG comes from the coding sequence CTGTCCCGCCGCCTCGCCGCAGAGGCTATCGGCAGCTTCTTCCTGTTCGCCGGCGTGCTCGGTTCGGGCGTGATGGCGCAAAACCTGATGGACGGGAACGTGGCGGTCGCGCTGCTCGCCAACACGATCGCCACCGGGGCAATCCTCTACGTGCTGATTGCGATGCTGGGGCCGATCTCGGGCGCGCATTTCAACCCTGCGGTCAGCATCGCCTTCGCGCTGCGCGGCGAGACGCGGGTGCGCATCGCGCTGCTCTATATCCTCGTCCAGCTGCTGGCGGGTGCGCTGGGCGCGCTGGCGGTCCACCTGATGTTCGATCTGCCGATCCTGCAGCTGTCGACCAAGGCGCGTACCGGCGTGGGCCAATGGGCGGGGGAGGCGATCGCGACCTTCGGTCTCATCCTCACCATCCTCGTCACGTTGAAGCGGCTGCCCGGGTCCGTCCCGGCGAGCGTCGCGCTCTACATCACCGCCGCCTACTGGTTCACCAGCTCGACCAGTTTCGCCAATCCCGCGATCACCGTCGTCCGCTCGCTCAGCGACACCTTCGCCGGGATCGCGCCGGTCGACGTGCCCGGCTTCATCGCCGCGCAGCTGGTGGGCATGATGCTGGCGGTGGGTGTGGGCGGATGGCTCAGCGCCGATCCGCCCACGGGGGAAGCCGGTTAG
- a CDS encoding YqaA family protein: protein MLRGLYNWTMEKAAHPYAQWWLAFFCFVEASFFPIPPHPLLGLMCLAEPKKAIRFGVIATLASVVGGLFGYFIGWGLYDLVGEWLIGAIGMTDSFPRAACYLREYDWEAIVVAGSTPVPFKLLTISAGFVNMNIVTFILASLVGRGMIFFTVGLLFRIFGAPIKVFIDKYLPWVTAAFVALVIGGVLVLTQVGHGDETDANDPCAAVHSIEDL, encoded by the coding sequence ATGCTGCGCGGTCTGTACAATTGGACGATGGAGAAGGCGGCGCATCCCTATGCGCAGTGGTGGCTCGCGTTCTTCTGCTTCGTCGAAGCCAGCTTCTTCCCCATCCCGCCGCACCCGCTGCTGGGCCTGATGTGTCTCGCCGAGCCGAAGAAGGCGATTCGCTTCGGCGTGATCGCCACGCTTGCCTCGGTCGTGGGCGGGCTGTTCGGCTATTTCATCGGCTGGGGCCTGTACGATCTGGTCGGCGAATGGCTGATCGGCGCGATCGGGATGACCGACAGCTTCCCGCGCGCCGCCTGCTATCTGCGCGAATACGACTGGGAGGCGATCGTGGTCGCCGGATCGACCCCGGTGCCGTTCAAGCTGCTGACGATCTCCGCCGGGTTCGTGAACATGAACATCGTCACCTTCATCCTCGCCAGCCTGGTGGGCCGCGGGATGATCTTCTTCACCGTGGGCCTGCTGTTCCGCATCTTCGGCGCGCCGATCAAGGTCTTCATCGACAAATACCTGCCGTGGGTCACCGCCGCGTTCGTCGCGCTGGTGATCGGCGGAGTGCTGGTGCTGACCCAGGTCGGCCATGGTGACGAGACCGACGCCAACGATCCGTGCGCGGCGGTCCACAGCATCGAGGATCTGTGA